The genomic region AGCGGAACCGACAAACTTAACTTTGGCCTTGCAGGGCCGGTCGCCAGCAAATTTTATTTAAGCGGTTTTTTCGGGGGTCAGTTGAATAGTTGGACTTCGAAAAAAAGAAACCGAGAAAAACGGTAAAGATAAAAATAAGACGACAACCGGCACCAGTACCACTAATAAGGCAAGCGGCTCACTCCTGTTCGGTTTTGACAATATCGGTATTATGGGAAGTTTTACCTACCAACCTAGAGCTAACAATGGAACCGTTACAAATAAGCTGACTAAAACAACGGATACCAAGAATAAGTTCAATCTTGAAGTTGCTTTGAAGGCTGGTATGAATATAACAGGGTCGGAAAATAAGATTTTTAAAGCATCTGCAGAGCTAGGGCTTACTTCAAAGGTAGATAAAGAGATAACAAAGACTACCGGGAGTTCCCCATCTTATACTCTAGCCAACGGTAGCGAATACACACTGCGGCTAAACGGCGGGGTCGGATTTGATTTTGCACATAACGGTCCGGTAACGCAAGGAGCGAGCTTCGCACTGAACACCGAATGGAATATATACCCAATAGTCACTAGCGAGAATAGTTCAACAAACACAAAAGTTAAAACATATGGTAAGCTGAGCGACACACTTACGCTTGATCCCGCATGGCAAATTACCTACGAACCGGAAGAAAGCAAAGTCGCCCTTAAAGCAAAAGTCAACGTACCGGTAGCATTCCACTTTGAAAACGACGAAAACTACACCGATACAATAATAAGCGGCTCATCCACGAAAGTCTACAAGGTAGATCGGAAGTATACCACCGGAATCAACTTCACTCCGGCATTGAGCGTAGGACTTACCTATGCTCCCATTTCTAAGTTCCGCTTCAATTTAGGCGCTAAATTTAAAGTTCCCACATTCGGATGGACCATAGAAACAACGAAACACCGCAACAGCAGCGACGGCTCGCTCACTGCTGCCGGTACTGACAAAAATGTAACATGGGACTTTAAAACTGCAGACGGTAAGATAGAATTTTCCACCGGTTTTACATGGCTTATCTCACAAAATATCACCTTTGATGCCTATTGGAATCTAGGAGAAAACTTACTGAATGGATTCAAAATTGATTTTAACGAGGGTAATAACAACTTCTGGAACACAGTAAATAAGCTATTCGCTCACAACATCGGCTTCTTACTGTCGGTTAAACTATAAAAAAAAATCAACACCTTCGACGCAGCGCGTCGGGGAATAAGTGGGGGATAGCCCCCTAAAAAACGAAAGCCGTCTTGAAAAACTGACGTTTTTGAGACGGCTTTCGTTTTCTAAGCATACAAAGCGGTAATAATACATAATTATGAATTGATCTTCTCGACTTCGTCTTCACTTAATCCGGTAGCTTGCATTATCTTTGGTACGGGATCACCGAGCTGCTTTAATATTCTTGCTGTTTCGACTTTTGCTTGATGAGAGCCGCGTGCTTCACCTTCGACAAGACCGCGTTCGAGACCTTTCCGCTCAGACTCGTTTATCATCGAAAGCCGGTCGCTTTCATATTCCCACGCTGCCTCATATCGTTTTCGTTCTTGTTCATCCAGATAAAAGATATCCATCACTCGATTGGCCTTAGCCATTACAGGATTCCCTTGTGCTAACATGGCTCTCTCCTCCTATCTTTTGAAAACATGCAGGCATCTACTTCGTTATTTCACAAAAATTAGTCCTCGACGTGCAAAAGCACGCCTGCGGGTAATTTTTGTTCATGCCTCGTATCTGTTCTGCCTCTTTTCAAAAGCGCTGGTTATGATAGATCACAGCTAGTTTATCACTTTTTGACCTTTATCGGTAGAGACTTTTTCCCATATCTGTTCCGCCAAGGATGGCGGTGATTCCACGCAGCAGCGATGTTTTGCCGAATGGCAAAACTCGTGTTTTCCGATAGACACGGAAGTCTATCGGAAAACGACATCTCCACATCGATTTTACGCCCGTCATTTAAGCGGATTTTTATATCCAGCCGTCCTGTTTTATCGTTGTAAAATCGGGGAATTTGTTCGCTATTCTCGATACGGACATCATCAAAATCATCCTTGCTCAACTGACTAACCAAAGAAATAAATTCGATCATAATGTCTTTATTTTCCTCGGTACCAAAGGGACAGAAGCGGCATGGATGCCGCTGGTTATATCAGAAACGATGTTTCGGCAACAGCCGAAACTCGTTCTTTCCATTGTACACGGATGTACAATGGAAAGAAATGCGTAATCATTCCGAGCGGTAAACCGCATGGGGATGATAGGGGATTTTCTCATATTTGCCTCCTACAGTCCTTATATAACTTTTGGAACAAAATGGCAGGAAATTATCCAAAAACTGTTACGCAATCCGCTTTAGCGGATATTCGGAATTTTGGCAAGCAAGGTTTCAATGCCAACCTGCTTCGCCGCAGCGAGCTGCGGTATCGTTTTGGGCGAACGGTTGACATAAAGCACCCGCATCCCCATCACAAGCGCAATTTCCGCAACCTTTTGCCCGATGTATCCAAACCCGATAATACCAAGCGTTTTCCCCGTCAGCTTAAAAATTTATCATTGCCCGTTCCAATCTATACTCGGTATTCTTAAAACATATTGTTAATTATTGAAGAAAAACGCTTTTTCTTCAATCTTACTTATGAGAGGGTTGTCTCTAAAAAAATTTACAATCTCAGATGTAAACCTTGACTTATCTTTTTGATTTATATATAGTGATGCCTCTAAAATTAAAATCGTAAACGGTAAACATTATGAAATACTGTAAAAAATGTATGATAGCAGCAATGTTCTGCTGCGGTGTAAGTCTGTACGCGCAAGAAACCAAAAAAGCGCCGGTTATCGTCATTACCGGAAACAAAATTGAACAGGTAGCCGAAGAATCGGTCGAAAAAGTAACGGTTGTTTCCGAAGAAAAAATAGCCGAAATGGGTGCAAAAAATGCAGCGGAAGTGCTGCAAAATATTCCCGGTGTTACCATAACGGAACATCCGATGGAAGGGGTATCCATGCAGGGTTTCAGCGGAGCCTACGTCAAAGTGCTGATCGACGGTGTGGCTGTCGGCGGAGATGTCGGCGGCGCCTCCCCCATCGCACTTATTCCGGCTTCGGACATCGATCATATCGAAATCGTAAAAGGCGCTTCGTCCGCACTCTACGGTTCTGATGCGATGGGCGGCGTTATCAATATCATCACAAAAAAGAATCGGACAAATTGGTCGGTTACTACTAAACAAGAAATAGATATCCACAAACACTATTACGGTATGGCGGGCTTCTCCTTTAAACATAAGGCGTTCGGTTTACAGGGAATAGGATCATTCGACAATATGCCCGGCATGATAACCCGCAATGCCGATCCGCTCGGACGGCAAATAGATACCTTTATTTTCCCGAAAACACGCATGGGATTCGGGAGACTTACAGCCGACATTTATACCACGTACGGACCGGTAAAGCTGTACGGAGTATATACAAATCATAACCGTTACATGAATCAGTCGGAAGATATTGCAAACCGATTTATCAGCGAAAAGGGAGAAGCCGGTATAAAAAGCTCGCTGACATTCGGAGAAATGGCACAGGTCAATATTTTTTCAAGCTACAAATACTTCAAACATATCTTTGATGAAATATATACGGCATCGGGAAGCCCAAACCGACGGAATTCAGTATTCCATGAACTTGAAAACGAGATTAACGCTAACTTTGATTTTTCCATCGCACATTCATTACTCGCAGGTATAAACGCAAAATGGGCGATGATGCAAGGCAGAGAGTTTCCGAAGCCCAAACATTCAGTGTTGTTAGGGCTGTTCACCCAATACACATGGAATATGCAGGGAGAAGACGTACTGCGGCTTATTAGCGGATTACGTTTTGATATTGCCCCACCTTTACAAAAAGGAGAAGGCACATTAGCCCAGTTTACCCCTAAATTCACCTTGCGATACGACCCGCTGGATTCCCTCACGATTCGCTTTTCTTATGGAATGGGCTTTAAAGTTCCGACCTTGCAGCAAAAATATTGGCTGTTTTTCCATTCCGCACCGGCGAACTTTGTGTTATTAGGCAATCCGGCGCTCAAACCGGAATACTCTCACGGTTTTAATGCATCCATCGAATATAAACCGGTGAAAGGCCTGACATTCGGTATAAGCGGTTACTTTAACTATGTAAATAACCTGATATTCGCAGTTGAAACCGATAAACGGACAGGCACATTTCCCGATGCGAACGGCGTTCTCCATAGGGTTACCGGTATCCGCCAATATCAGAATATCGACCGTGTAATGACAACCGGCGGCGATTTTTCCGTACAATATCAATGGAAATGGATAGAGACCACGCTGACATACACCATTGCCGGTATGTACAATTACGATCTCCAAAATAAGCGGTATTACCACGGCGCCTATTATGTACCTCATCAGATTAAACTCAACATCACCGGTATTATTCCGGTTTGGTTAACACGAATAACGCTGGGTATTAACTGGGATGCACCGCAAAACATCCGTCGAGGATATGATATCAGAGCTGCCGATAAACTGAAATTGACGGATGAAAATTACATTGCGAGCCCGGACAAGCTGCTGCTCAATCTGCATATCAGCCAAAAGTTCTGGAACGATCGAATTGAAGTGTATGCCGGTATAAAAAACCTACTGAACAATATCAGCTTTATGAAAGGTACGGACGGACGGACAATGAAAGACTTCTACGGTTTGCAAGAAGGAATTGTAGGGTATTTCGGCGTCGGTATTAAATACGATGCGGCTCCCGTTAAAAAAGAGCAGAAACCGCAGGAACCTGCACAGGATGCAGCGCCTCCGGCAATGCAGACCGGGGAGAGCATACCGATGCCGGCTGAAGGAACGATGATGCCCGGAGTACAGCAATAAACAGCTCCTTTTATACCTATTTTGATTTGAGAGGAATAATCATGAAACGATATAACACGATAATACCGGCAGCGCTGCTGTTGTTCGGTTTAATAAACGGGTGCACGCCAATACTGGTAAAAACGCAGAACACTATAAAGAAAGATTCCTATGCGTTTACGTCGACGCCGCTTCCCGGCGAACCGAAAACACCGTTCCCGACGGCAAATGTCGATTACGATAATCACAATCGGATGATTTTTTTCGACTGTACCAACGGTAAGATGAAAACGATAGACAGCGACGCATGGGATATTGCCATTGCCGTAGGTGATGTACCCGATAGTTTTCGGCTTCCGGACGGTTCGACAAGTAGCGCACCGAAAGCAATATATGCAGTAACAAACTCCGGCGATTACGGCGAACACGTCCGGTTGCTTCCATTTAAAGCGGGTACGGCATCAACCGATTATATGGGAAAACGGTTAGACGAAATCAAGCAGGTTTCCTTTAAGTACGGCGAGCAGGAACTGTCTCCGTTTCAAAACGATCCGGATAATCCCGCTGCGTCGGTTGCAAACCCGTTTTATGAGGCATTAACAAACGGTAAGCATTATTTGCTGAAAACCGGTAAAACCGACGATACGGCAAAAGTATATGAAATTTGGTTTGACGCAATAACACCGGCAGTCGGGGCAGCCTTTACGTTGCACATCAAACCTGCAACCCTTTCGGCGGCAGCCCCGGGTGCAGCACAACCGAAAACCATAGCAGGATTCGGTGTCGAGTATACGCTGACCGGAACCGTAAACGGTGACTACAGCTTCAATTACATCAAACTTGGTGCAACTGCTGCTTCGGCAAAAATACTTGATACGGAACATGACAATATTCCGAAAAAAAACGAATGGCAGCTCCTCTTTGTACGTACCAATGTATATGCCAAAGAGATGGGACAGATGCTCAAGAATGACGGCATCGTCAGCACGTCATCCATTCTTACCAACTCGCCTGCCGGAGTAGAAACGGCGGCGCTATACGGATGGGATTTCCCCGAAGTAACGGCAGCTCCGAAACCGGTGCATTTTATAAAACAGGTCGATGGAGTCGGCAAAGGATTTGCCAATTCTCTAAACGATGATCCCGAAAAACGGAGAAAAGCGTGGTACTACGGGTTAAACATGCCGCCAACCTTTTATTTATCGCGCATAACCTACGTTTTTAAATGGGGAGTACCTTCCAATATGCATTATGTTAAATTCCGTCCGGGAACCTTCTACGGACCAAACGGTGAAAAATTTTATGTAACATTCCGTTATGCTCATGTAACTGCCCCATAACGAGACTGCTGAAAGAAATCATCACCTCTTCTCGGATACATATATCGAATACATATATATGGAGAAATTATGAAAAAATTGCATCATTATCCTTTTTTTAAGTGCGCAGCAGCGTTATGCTGTATCGGCGTATTTATCAGCTTGTTTACGGCTTGCCCCAACGGACAAACACCTAAAAAAGGTGTCGCCGTTACCGTCAACGTATTGGATTCCGTAGGCGGGGTTCCCATTACGGAATCTACCGTACTGACGGTATATAAGGTGGGCGCAAGCCGTTCACTGTATGATCAAGTAAGGATTGTCAACGGCAGCGCCCTGCTCTATCTCCTTAAAAACCAACGCTATGATTTTAACTTGAGCGGAGCGGAAAATGGGCGTGCAGCTTCGGTTATTGAAAACTACTGGATTAGAACTGCGGATATGCAGACCGTTACGATGATTCAACGCATGATTCAAAAGGGAGCACAACCTGAAGCGCCGTCAATTCAATCCGTTACGTTAAACGGCCAACCCTTCGAAGACGGTAGTGTTTGGTCAAGTGCGGTCGGTCAAACAATGAAGCTTGAAATCGTATTTACATCTCGCTCACGCGCTATCCAAGCGATTCCGGATAACGGCAACTTCGGATGTGCGGTCGGGATTGGGACA from Treponema vincentii harbors:
- a CDS encoding TonB-dependent receptor plug domain-containing protein, which codes for MIAAMFCCGVSLYAQETKKAPVIVITGNKIEQVAEESVEKVTVVSEEKIAEMGAKNAAEVLQNIPGVTITEHPMEGVSMQGFSGAYVKVLIDGVAVGGDVGGASPIALIPASDIDHIEIVKGASSALYGSDAMGGVINIITKKNRTNWSVTTKQEIDIHKHYYGMAGFSFKHKAFGLQGIGSFDNMPGMITRNADPLGRQIDTFIFPKTRMGFGRLTADIYTTYGPVKLYGVYTNHNRYMNQSEDIANRFISEKGEAGIKSSLTFGEMAQVNIFSSYKYFKHIFDEIYTASGSPNRRNSVFHELENEINANFDFSIAHSLLAGINAKWAMMQGREFPKPKHSVLLGLFTQYTWNMQGEDVLRLISGLRFDIAPPLQKGEGTLAQFTPKFTLRYDPLDSLTIRFSYGMGFKVPTLQQKYWLFFHSAPANFVLLGNPALKPEYSHGFNASIEYKPVKGLTFGISGYFNYVNNLIFAVETDKRTGTFPDANGVLHRVTGIRQYQNIDRVMTTGGDFSVQYQWKWIETTLTYTIAGMYNYDLQNKRYYHGAYYVPHQIKLNITGIIPVWLTRITLGINWDAPQNIRRGYDIRAADKLKLTDENYIASPDKLLLNLHISQKFWNDRIEVYAGIKNLLNNISFMKGTDGRTMKDFYGLQEGIVGYFGVGIKYDAAPVKKEQKPQEPAQDAAPPAMQTGESIPMPAEGTMMPGVQQ
- a CDS encoding Rpn family recombination-promoting nuclease/putative transposase; amino-acid sequence: MIEFISLVSQLSKDDFDDVRIENSEQIPRFYNDKTGRLDIKIRLNDGRKIDVEMSFSDRLPCLSENTSFAIRQNIAAAWNHRHPWRNRYGKKSLPIKVKK